In Tachysurus vachellii isolate PV-2020 chromosome 12, HZAU_Pvac_v1, whole genome shotgun sequence, the following are encoded in one genomic region:
- the rasl10a gene encoding ras-like protein family member 10A: MVETLSIAVIGASGVGKTSIIRRFVYDDFSETHNPTRARRVYRPSVVLNGHMYELKILDVPPIAAFPSSPAQEWLDARCRGVRNASAYILVYDICCVESFEYVKMIRQQIVDNREGSSSSSDVPILVVGSKRDLQRQRFAQRRTVSVLVKKTWKCGYVECSAKFNWHVLLLFKELLGIAVARGLRNNHTSIRLQGALHRNRCSIM; encoded by the exons ATGGTGGAAACGCTGAGCATCGCCGTGATCGGAGCTTCCGGCGTGGGCAAAACTTCCATCATCCGCCGATTCGTGTACGACGACTTCTCCGAGACGCACAACCCGACCCGCGCGCGACGCGTCTACAGACCGTCGGTGGTCCTCAACGGCCACATGTACGAGCTGAAGATTTTGGATGTCCCGCCAATCGCCGCGTTTCCATCCAGCCCTGCGCAG gagtggCTGGATGCACGTTGCAGAGGTGTGCGTAACGCCAGCGCCTACATCCTGGTCTATGACATCTGCTGTGTTGAGAGCTTTGAATATGTCAAGATGATACGACAGCAGATTGTAGATAACAG agagggcagcagcagcagtagtgatGTTCCCATCCTGGTGGTAGGCAGTAAGAGAGATCTGCAGAGGCAGCGTTTTGCTCAGCGCCGCACCGTCTCTGTGCTGGTGAAGAAGACATGGAAGTGTGGCTATGTGGAATGTTCTGCCAAGTTCAACTGGCACGTTCTCCTGCTCTTTAAAGAGCTACTGGGCATTGCAGTGGCCAGAGGACTCCGCAACAACCACACCTCCATCCGCCTGCAGGGGGCACTGCACAGGAACCGCTGCTCCATCATGTGA